One genomic segment of Streptomyces sp. TLI_146 includes these proteins:
- a CDS encoding lipase maturation factor family protein produces MEWFVAPDYWLSRLVFQRALAAIYLVAFLGAALQFRALIGERGMLPVPWYVERVPFRRAPSVFHFHYSDRFFAGWAWTGVLVSAGLLAGVDDRVPLWAAMLLWLLPWALYLSIVNVGQTWYSFGWESLLLEVGFLAVFLGNDEVAPPIVVLFLMRWVLFRVEFGAGLIKMRGDECWRKLTCLYYHHETQPMPGPLSWFFHHLPRPFHRVEVAANHVTQLVVPVLLFTPQPVATAAASLMILTQLWLILSGNFSWLNWTTVALAVTAVDFSPAAGTRHFAATPLWYEVVVLAVAAFLLALSYRPARNLLSRRQIMNYSFDPLHLVNTYGAFGSVSRLRLEVVIEGTADPLPLADSDWREYEFKGKPGDPRHWPRQFAPYHLRLDWLMWFAGLSPGYARPWFGPLVERLLVNDRDTLRLLRRSPFPPDSPPRYIRARLFRYQYTTWRELRTTGACWKRTYIRDFLPPTHLGTAAGGNGLPG; encoded by the coding sequence GTGGAGTGGTTCGTCGCACCCGACTACTGGCTGAGCCGGCTGGTCTTCCAGCGGGCGCTCGCCGCGATCTACCTCGTCGCGTTCCTGGGCGCGGCCCTGCAGTTCCGGGCGCTGATCGGCGAGCGCGGCATGCTCCCGGTCCCGTGGTACGTCGAGCGCGTCCCGTTCCGCCGGGCGCCGAGCGTCTTCCACTTCCACTACTCGGACCGGTTCTTCGCCGGCTGGGCCTGGACGGGCGTCCTGGTCTCGGCGGGGCTGCTGGCCGGGGTCGACGACAGGGTTCCGCTGTGGGCGGCGATGCTGCTCTGGCTGCTGCCCTGGGCGCTGTACCTGTCGATCGTGAACGTGGGCCAGACCTGGTACTCGTTCGGCTGGGAGTCACTGCTCCTGGAGGTGGGGTTCCTCGCGGTGTTCCTGGGCAACGACGAGGTGGCACCACCGATCGTCGTGCTGTTCCTGATGCGCTGGGTGCTGTTCCGCGTCGAGTTCGGGGCGGGGCTGATCAAGATGCGCGGCGACGAGTGCTGGCGCAAGCTGACCTGCCTCTACTACCACCACGAGACCCAGCCCATGCCGGGCCCGCTGAGCTGGTTCTTCCACCATCTGCCCAGGCCCTTCCACCGCGTGGAGGTGGCCGCCAACCACGTGACGCAACTGGTCGTCCCGGTGCTGCTGTTCACCCCGCAGCCCGTCGCCACGGCGGCCGCCTCGCTGATGATCCTCACCCAGCTGTGGCTGATCCTGTCGGGCAACTTCTCCTGGCTGAACTGGACGACGGTCGCCCTCGCCGTCACCGCCGTCGACTTCTCCCCGGCCGCCGGCACCCGGCACTTCGCGGCCACCCCGCTCTGGTACGAGGTCGTGGTCCTGGCCGTCGCCGCGTTCCTGCTGGCCCTGAGCTACCGCCCGGCGCGCAACCTGCTCTCCCGCCGCCAGATCATGAACTACTCCTTCGACCCGCTGCACCTGGTCAACACGTACGGCGCGTTCGGCAGCGTCAGCCGGCTGCGGCTCGAAGTCGTCATCGAGGGCACGGCGGACCCGCTGCCGCTCGCCGACTCCGACTGGCGGGAGTACGAGTTCAAGGGCAAGCCCGGGGATCCGAGGCACTGGCCGCGCCAGTTCGCGCCGTACCATCTGCGGCTCGACTGGCTGATGTGGTTCGCCGGTCTCTCCCCGGGCTACGCGCGGCCGTGGTTCGGGCCCCTGGTGGAGCGCCTCCTCGTCAACGACCGCGACACCCTGCGCCTGCTCAGGCGTTCCCCGTTCCCGCCCGACAGCCCGCCCCGCTACATCCGCGCCCGGCTGTTCCGCTACCAGTACACGACGTGGCGCGAGCTGCGGACGACGGGGGCGTGCTGGAAGCGGACGTACATACGCGACTTCCTGCCGCCCACACACCTCGGGACGGCGGCGGGCGGGAACGGGCTGCCGGGCTGA
- a CDS encoding phospholipase D-like domain-containing protein, with translation MAHRQLRRRTRLAGHLVACSTVLAVLPAAPALADSGDTPSAPGATSHLDAVEQALRQVSPGLEGTVWERTAGNRLDASGADPSDWLLQTPGCWGDDKCAERPGTKRLLAKMTENISKARNTVDISTLAPFPNGAFEDAIVEGLKASAAAGNKLKVRILVGAAPIYHLNVVPSKYRDELVGRLGEAAKNVTLNVASMTTSKTAFSWNHSKLLVVDNKSAVTGGINGWKDDYVDTAHPVSDVDLALTGPAAGSAGKYLDTLWAWTCQNKSNIASVWFASSNGAGCMPSLAQDAPAPAPADGNVPVIAVGGLGVGIKNNDPASKFNPTLPTAADTKCVVGLHDNTNADRDYDTVNPEESALRALVASARDHIEISQQDLNATCPPLPRYDIRLYDALAAKMAAGVKVRIVVSDPANRGAVGSGGYSQIKSLSEISDTLRDRLALLTGDKGAARAKMCSSLQLATFRSSDSPKWADGHPYAQHHKLVSVDDSAFYIGSKNLYPSWLQDFGYVVESPEAAAQLKAKLLAPQWKYSQATATFDYERGVCQA, from the coding sequence TTGGCACACCGTCAGCTTCGCCGCCGCACCCGCCTCGCCGGACACCTGGTGGCCTGCTCCACCGTGCTCGCGGTCCTGCCCGCCGCCCCGGCGCTCGCGGACTCCGGCGACACCCCGTCCGCCCCCGGCGCGACCTCGCACCTCGACGCGGTCGAACAGGCCCTGCGCCAGGTCTCGCCGGGCCTGGAGGGCACCGTCTGGGAGCGCACCGCGGGCAACCGGCTCGACGCCTCGGGCGCCGACCCCTCGGACTGGCTGCTCCAGACCCCCGGCTGCTGGGGCGACGACAAGTGCGCCGAGCGGCCCGGGACCAAGCGGCTGCTCGCCAAGATGACCGAGAACATCTCCAAGGCCAGGAACACGGTCGACATATCCACGCTCGCGCCGTTCCCCAACGGCGCGTTCGAGGACGCGATCGTCGAGGGACTGAAGGCCTCGGCCGCCGCGGGCAACAAGCTCAAGGTCCGGATCCTCGTCGGTGCCGCGCCGATCTACCACCTCAACGTGGTCCCCTCGAAGTACCGCGACGAACTCGTCGGCCGACTGGGCGAGGCGGCCAAGAACGTCACGCTCAACGTGGCGTCGATGACCACCTCGAAGACCGCGTTCTCGTGGAACCACTCCAAGCTGCTGGTCGTCGACAACAAGTCGGCCGTCACCGGCGGCATCAACGGCTGGAAGGACGACTACGTCGACACCGCCCATCCGGTGTCGGACGTCGACCTCGCGCTGACCGGCCCGGCCGCCGGTTCCGCGGGCAAGTACCTCGACACGCTGTGGGCCTGGACCTGCCAGAACAAGTCCAACATCGCCAGCGTCTGGTTCGCCTCCTCCAACGGCGCCGGCTGCATGCCGTCCCTCGCGCAGGACGCCCCCGCCCCGGCGCCCGCCGACGGCAACGTCCCCGTGATCGCCGTCGGCGGCCTCGGCGTCGGCATCAAGAACAACGACCCGGCCTCGAAGTTCAACCCGACGCTGCCCACCGCCGCCGACACCAAGTGCGTCGTCGGGCTCCACGACAACACCAACGCCGACCGCGACTACGACACGGTCAACCCCGAGGAGAGCGCCCTGCGCGCCCTCGTGGCCAGCGCGCGCGACCACATCGAGATCTCCCAGCAGGACCTCAACGCCACCTGCCCGCCGCTGCCGCGCTACGACATCCGGCTCTACGACGCGCTCGCCGCGAAGATGGCCGCCGGGGTGAAGGTGCGGATCGTCGTCAGCGACCCCGCCAACCGCGGCGCGGTCGGCAGCGGCGGCTACTCGCAGATCAAGTCGCTCTCCGAGATCAGCGACACCCTGCGCGACCGTCTCGCCCTGCTGACCGGCGACAAGGGCGCCGCCCGCGCCAAGATGTGCTCCAGTCTCCAGCTGGCCACCTTCCGCAGCTCGGACAGCCCGAAGTGGGCCGACGGCCACCCGTACGCCCAGCACCACAAGCTGGTCTCCGTCGACGACTCGGCCTTCTACATCGGCTCCAAGAACCTGTACCCCTCGTGGCTCCAGGACTTCGGATACGTGGTGGAGAGCCCCGAGGCCGCCGCCCAGCTGAAGGCGAAGCTGCTCGCCCCGCAGTGGAAGTACTCGCAGGCGACCGCCACGTTCGACTACGAGCGCGGGGTCTGCCAGGCCTGA
- a CDS encoding dihydrofolate reductase family protein, with amino-acid sequence MRKIILMMSVSLDGFIEGPERQIDWHTVDDELHRHFNDEIRSMGGLLEGRVTYELMAGVWPTAEADPASTEPMKEFARIWLDIPKFVFSRTLERADWNTTLMREVVPEEIRALKAQPGGDLVVGGPDLAASFLRHDLVDEFRVYVHPVLIGGGKPLFPPSDAIVPLRLIESRAFGNGVVLLRYERAA; translated from the coding sequence TTGAGAAAGATCATCCTGATGATGTCCGTGTCCCTGGACGGATTCATCGAGGGACCCGAGCGCCAGATCGACTGGCACACGGTCGACGACGAACTGCACCGGCACTTCAACGACGAGATCCGGTCGATGGGCGGCCTCCTCGAAGGCCGCGTCACCTACGAGCTGATGGCCGGTGTCTGGCCGACCGCCGAAGCCGATCCGGCGAGCACCGAGCCGATGAAGGAGTTCGCCCGGATCTGGCTGGACATCCCGAAGTTCGTGTTCTCGCGGACGCTGGAGCGGGCCGACTGGAACACCACGCTCATGCGGGAGGTCGTCCCCGAGGAGATCCGAGCGCTCAAGGCCCAGCCGGGCGGGGACCTGGTGGTGGGCGGCCCCGACCTCGCCGCGTCCTTCCTGCGCCACGACCTGGTCGACGAGTTCCGGGTGTACGTCCACCCCGTCCTCATCGGCGGGGGCAAGCCCCTGTTCCCGCCCTCCGACGCGATCGTCCCGCTGCGGCTCATCGAGAGCCGGGCGTTCGGCAACGGAGTCGTGCTGCTGCGTTACGAGCGGGCTGCCTGA
- a CDS encoding histidine phosphatase family protein, with translation MNPLRRLVVLRHAKSAWPEGVSDHARPLGRRGLRDAPAAGRWLSAADCLPDLVLCSTARRARETWELAAAELGSPPPVRHDPRLYAADARDLLDAVREGPADIETLLLVGHNPGVQDLTLLLTGEALGESLDRAGSKFPTSAIAVLTWRGSWSDLAPGAALLTDFAVPRGPRP, from the coding sequence ATGAACCCCCTGCGGCGGCTGGTGGTCCTGCGGCACGCCAAGTCGGCGTGGCCCGAGGGCGTATCCGACCACGCCCGGCCGCTCGGCCGGCGCGGGCTGCGCGACGCGCCGGCCGCCGGGCGGTGGCTGAGCGCGGCGGACTGCCTGCCCGACCTCGTCCTGTGCTCCACCGCCCGCCGCGCCCGCGAGACCTGGGAGCTCGCGGCGGCCGAGCTGGGCAGCCCGCCGCCGGTCCGCCACGACCCGCGGCTCTACGCGGCCGACGCGCGCGACCTCCTCGACGCCGTCCGCGAAGGACCCGCCGACATCGAGACGTTGCTCCTGGTCGGCCACAACCCCGGCGTCCAGGACCTGACCCTGCTGCTCACCGGGGAGGCCCTCGGCGAGAGCCTGGACCGGGCCGGGAGCAAGTTCCCCACCTCGGCGATCGCCGTGCTCACCTGGCGCGGCTCCTGGTCCGACCTCGCGCCCGGCGCCGCCCTGCTCACCGACTTCGCGGTGCCGCGCGGCCCGCGTCCCTGA
- the rpsR gene encoding 30S ribosomal protein S18: protein MRSRHLTDKKQAKRPNPLDAAGITHIDYKDTDLLRRFLSDRGKIRSRRVTRVTAQQQRELARAIKNAREMALIPYASAPR, encoded by the coding sequence ATGCGTTCCCGCCATCTCACCGACAAGAAGCAGGCCAAGCGCCCCAACCCGCTGGACGCGGCGGGCATCACCCACATCGACTACAAGGACACCGACCTGCTGCGGAGGTTCCTCTCCGACCGCGGCAAGATCCGCAGCCGCCGCGTCACCCGGGTCACCGCCCAGCAGCAGCGCGAACTGGCCCGCGCGATCAAGAACGCCCGGGAGATGGCCCTGATCCCGTACGCCTCGGCGCCTCGCTGA
- a CDS encoding GTP-binding protein, which translates to MSPAHPRLPVVLVAGLHAAVRRAAVDELLLASPGAQVLHHDLSTARDGVVRASVWDAAGTTRTHETPLVNDCACCALREDLVPELLRLADSGTCSLAVVELWDSVEPKAMAEVVVATPVGDRHSGAVLDLVGVVTAVDPELLLSSLGCGDDLAEHGLAAAPSDERTVADTLARQLEYANVLALAASEFPDPADHALLRQLHSTARTVTVGEGGLAAAARGGFDVRAAAERQHPACALLPQEADEHGVATLVWHRTRPFHPARLYAALEDLTCAAARSRGRFWLADRPDTLLMWDAAGGALCVEEAGPWLAALPDAAWELVPPARRVAAALDWHPDHGDRAQHLTFTSPGLDRDGLLRALEGCLLTDAEYAAGPESWQHLPHAFDDLLAPVR; encoded by the coding sequence GTGAGCCCCGCACACCCCCGGCTGCCCGTCGTCCTGGTCGCCGGGCTGCACGCGGCCGTGCGCCGGGCGGCCGTGGACGAGCTGCTGCTCGCCTCGCCCGGTGCCCAGGTCCTGCACCACGACCTGAGCACCGCACGCGACGGCGTGGTGCGGGCGAGCGTGTGGGACGCGGCCGGTACCACCCGCACGCACGAGACACCGCTGGTCAACGACTGCGCGTGCTGCGCCCTGCGCGAGGACCTGGTGCCCGAGCTGCTCCGCCTCGCCGACAGCGGCACCTGTTCGCTGGCGGTGGTGGAGCTGTGGGACTCCGTCGAGCCCAAGGCGATGGCCGAGGTCGTCGTCGCCACCCCGGTCGGCGACCGGCACTCCGGCGCGGTGCTCGACCTCGTGGGCGTCGTCACCGCCGTCGACCCGGAGCTGCTCCTGTCGAGCCTGGGCTGCGGCGACGACCTCGCCGAGCACGGGCTCGCGGCGGCGCCGAGCGACGAGCGCACGGTCGCGGACACCCTGGCCCGCCAGCTGGAGTACGCGAACGTGCTCGCCCTCGCCGCGTCCGAGTTCCCCGACCCGGCCGACCACGCCCTGCTCCGCCAACTCCACTCCACCGCCCGGACGGTGACCGTGGGGGAGGGCGGCCTCGCGGCCGCGGCGCGGGGCGGATTCGACGTACGGGCGGCGGCCGAACGCCAGCATCCCGCCTGCGCGCTGCTGCCCCAGGAGGCCGACGAGCACGGGGTCGCCACTCTGGTGTGGCACCGCACCCGGCCCTTCCATCCGGCCCGGCTCTACGCCGCCCTGGAGGACCTGACCTGCGCGGCCGCCCGCAGCCGTGGCCGGTTCTGGCTCGCCGACCGGCCGGACACGCTGCTGATGTGGGACGCGGCCGGGGGCGCGCTCTGCGTGGAGGAGGCGGGACCCTGGCTCGCCGCACTGCCCGACGCCGCCTGGGAGTTGGTGCCCCCGGCGCGCCGGGTCGCCGCCGCCCTGGACTGGCACCCCGACCACGGCGACCGCGCCCAGCACCTCACCTTCACCTCGCCCGGCCTCGACCGCGACGGGCTGCTGCGGGCCCTGGAGGGCTGTCTGCTCACCGACGCCGAGTACGCGGCGGGCCCCGAGTCCTGGCAGCACCTGCCGCACGCCTTCGACGACCTGCTCGCCCCTGTCCGCTGA
- a CDS encoding type B 50S ribosomal protein L31 codes for MKPGIHPSYGPVVFRDRAAGFAFLTRSTATSEKTVEWDDGHTYPVIDVEISSASHPFYTGTARVLDTAGRVERFQRRYGGTSR; via the coding sequence ATGAAGCCCGGTATCCACCCCTCGTACGGGCCGGTCGTCTTCCGCGACCGCGCCGCCGGATTCGCCTTCCTGACCCGGTCGACCGCCACCAGCGAGAAGACCGTCGAGTGGGACGACGGTCACACCTATCCCGTCATCGACGTGGAGATCTCCTCCGCGAGCCACCCCTTCTACACCGGCACCGCGCGCGTCCTGGACACCGCAGGCCGCGTGGAGCGCTTCCAGCGCCGCTACGGAGGTACGTCCCGGTGA
- the rpmG gene encoding 50S ribosomal protein L33: MARNELRPVIKLRSTAGTGFTYVTRKNRRNDPDRLTLRKYDPVVGRHVDFREER; the protein is encoded by the coding sequence ATGGCACGCAACGAACTGCGCCCGGTGATCAAGCTGCGCTCCACCGCAGGCACCGGCTTCACCTATGTCACCCGCAAGAACCGCCGCAACGATCCCGACCGGCTCACGCTGCGCAAGTACGACCCGGTCGTGGGCCGTCACGTCGACTTCCGAGAGGAGCGCTGA